One window of the Triticum dicoccoides isolate Atlit2015 ecotype Zavitan chromosome 3B, WEW_v2.0, whole genome shotgun sequence genome contains the following:
- the LOC119282048 gene encoding uncharacterized protein LOC119282048, producing the protein MSASSLMEDLVEQILLRLPPEDPACLVRASLVCKPWRRLVAGPTLRRRYREFHRRPHLLGILQILQGGEPYYSRFVPTSVFRVVDPVLPCWLVVDCRHGRALFATTNAQIKGTLDLVVWEPMTDDQRRVPQPSPEPEDYVDYAAAVLCAAEGCDHCGCEGGPFRVAFLSTDKGKGVTSARLYSSETGAWNEITSLHHPGANAHFAASVHVGDALYFRGFLDYTIEYQLTTARLSVLEALAECDGRLVTMEDGGLGFAAVDNTIISS; encoded by the coding sequence ATGTCGGCGTCGTCGCTAATGGAAGACCTCGTAGAGCAAATCCTTCTCCGCCTCCCGCCGGAAGATCCCGCGTGCCTCGTGCGCGCGTCGCTCGTCTGCAAACCCTGGCGTCGCCTCGTCGCTGGTCCCACCTTACGCCGCCGCTACCGCGAGTTCCACCGGAGACCTCACCTGCTGGGCATCCTCCAAATCCTGCAAGGTGGTGAACCTTACTATTCCCGATTCGTCCCAACCTCCGTCTTTCGGGTTGTCGATCCCGTCCTTCCATGTTGGTTGGTTGTCGACTGCCGCCACGGCCGGGCCCTCTTCGCCACCACAAACGCGCAGATCAAGGGGACCTTGGACCTCGTCGTCTGGGAACCCATGACGGACGACCAACGCCGGGTTCCCCAGCCCTCGCCGGAGCCGGAGGACTACGTCGACTACGCAGCGGCGGTGCTCTGTGCCGCGGAAGGCTGCGACCACTGCGGCTGCGAGGGTGGGCCCTTCCGCGTGGCCTTCCTATCCACCGACAAGGGGAAGGGGGTGACCTCCGCCCGCCTCTACTCCTCGGAGACTGGCGCGTGGAACGAGATCACCTCTCTTCATCACCCCGGGGCCAATGCCCACTTTGCAGCTAGCGTCCATGTGGGGGACGCGCTCTACTTCCGCGGCTTCTTGGATTACACCATCGAGTACCAACTTACTACAGCCCGCTTGTCCGTGTTGGAGGCGCTGGCCGAGTGTGATGGAAGGCTCGTGACAATGGAGGACGGTGGCCTGGGATTCGCCGCTGTGGATAACACCATCATAAGTTCATAA
- the LOC119278291 gene encoding potassium transporter 5-like isoform X2 — protein MAEPLKTNGNGAAEAGSAFASVKVPPSPPRRLQRFDSLHMEAGKIPGGYSYAAKVGWATTLHLAFQSLGVVYGDMGTSPLYVFSSTFTGGIKDTDDLLGVMSLIIYTVLLLPLMKYCFIVLRANDNGDGGTFALYSLISRYARISLIPNQQAEDATVSHYKLESPTNRVKRAHWIKEKMENSPKFKVILFLVTILATSMVIGDGVLTPCISVLSAVTGIKQSAKSLTQGQIAGIAIGILIVLFLVQRFGTDKVGYTFGPVIFIWFILIAGIGIYNLIKHDTGILKAFNPQYIVEYFQRNGKDGWISLGGVILCITGTEAMFADLGHFNVRAIQIGFSAVLLPSVLLAYMGQAAYLRIHPEDVADTFYKSIPGPLYWPTFVVAVAAAIIASQAMISGAFAIIAQSQVLGCFPRVRVTHTSKKYHGQVYIPEINYALMILCVAVTAIFQTTDKIGNAYGIAVVFVMFITTLLVTLVMAMIWKTSLLWIALFPIIFGGAELLYLSSAFYKFVEGGYLPLGFAAILMLIMGTWHYVHVHRYKYELKNKVSNNYVADLATRRNLARLPGIGVLYSELVQGIPPILPHLVEKVPSIHSVLVITSIKYLPISNIETNERFLFRYVEPREYRVFRCVVRYGYNNKVEDPREFENLLIGNLKQFIHQESLCSESSHSLEGEDNAFEESGDTMEPSVEVQDARLPKRFLDGITASPVNGLMDEIEFIQRGMDDGVVHLLGETNVVAEQNAGLVKKIIVDYAYNFMRKNFRQPEKITCVPHNRLLRVGMTYEI, from the exons ATGGCTGAGCCTCTGAAAACAAACGGCAATGGGGCTGCTGAAGCGGGCTCTGCGTTTGCGTCGGTGAAGGTGCCGCCGTCGCCCCCGAGGAGGCTGCAGAGGTTCGACTCCCTGCATATGGAGGCCGGGAAGATTCCTGGTGGCTATAGCTATGCAGCCAAG GTTGGCTGGGCGACGACACTGCACTTGGCCTTCCAGAGCCTAGGTGTGGTTTATGGGGACATGGGAACTTCGCCCCTCTATGTGTTTTCCAGCACCTTTACTGGTGGGATCAAGGACACAGATGACCTCCTTGGTGTCATGTCCCTGATTATCTACACTGTGCTTCTCCTTCCATTGATGAAATATTGTTTCATTGTCTTGAGAGCTAATGACAACGGCGATG GTGGAACATTTGCACTTTATTCCTTGATATCTCGGTATGCTAGGATTAGCTTGATACCGAACCAGCAGGCTGAAGATGCAACAGTCTCTCACTACAAGTTAGAGTCTCCCACAAATCGTGTCAAGCGGGCTCATTGGATTAAGGAAAAGATGGAAAACAGCCCGAAATTTAAGGTCATACTTTTCCTAGTGACAATTCTAGCAACATCAATGGTTATTGGTGACGGTGTGCTAACTCCATGTATTTCAG TGCTTAGTGCAGTTACGGGAATCAAGCAATCAGCAAAGTCGTTAACTCAAG GACAAATTGCTGGCATCGCAATCGGCATTCTGATCGTCCTCTTTCTTGTTCAGCGCTTTGGCACAGACAAAGTTGGTTACACATTTGGCCCAGTAATCTTTATATGGTTCATCTTAATTGCTGGCATTGGAATCTATAATTTGATCAAACATGATACTGGCATTCTGAAAGCATTCAACCCACAATATATAGTAGAATATTTCCAAAGAAATGGCAAGGACGGCTGGATTTCTCTTGGAGGTGTTATCTTATGCATTACAG GAACCGAAGCAATGTTTGCTGACCTTGGTCACTTCAATGTGAGAGCAATTCAG ATTGGCTTTTCTGCAGTTCTGCTCCCATCAGTACTGCTTGCTTACATGGGACAGGCTGCATATCTTCGCATCCACCCTGAAGATGTTGCAGATACATTCTACAAATCAATCCCAG GTCCATTATATTGGCCAACATTTGTGGTGGCCGTGGCTGCTGCTATAATTGCAAGCCAAGCTATGATTTCTGGTGCCTTTGCAATCATTGCTCAGTCCCAAGTTCTTGGTTGCTTTCCACGGGTTCGTGTCACTCACACCTCAAAAAAGTATCATGGGCAGGTCTACATCCCTGAGATCAACTATGCATTAATGATCTTATGTGTAGCTGTGACAGCTATTTTCCAAACTACAGACAAGATTGGCAATGCATATG GTATTGCTGTCGTCTTTGTGATGTTCATAACAACACTTCTAGTCACACTGGTAATGGCCATGATATGGAAGACAAGTTTGCTGTGGATTGCACTCTTTCCAATAATATTTGGCGGCGCAGAGCTCCTGTACTTATCCTCAGCATTCTACAAATTTGTAGAAGGTGGCTACTTGCCACTAGGTTTTGCAGcaattttgatgcttataatgggcACATGGCACTATGTTCATGTTCATCGGTACAAATACGAGCTCAAGAACAAAGTGTCAAACAACTATGTGGCAGATTTGGCAACAAGGAGAAATCTTGCTAGGTTGCCAGGAATAGGCGTTCTGTACTCTGAGCTTGTGCAAGGAATCCCACCCATACTGCCCCATTTGGTAGAAAAAGTACCTTCCATCCATTCAGTTCTTGTGATTACCTCAATAAAGTACTTACCAATCAGCAATATAGAAACAAATGAACGGTTCCTCTTCCGATATGTGGAGCCAAGAGAATACAGGGTATTCCGATGTGTGGTGCGCTATGGTTACAACAATAAAGTAGAAGATCCAAGAGAGTTCGAGAACTTGCTTATTGGGAACTTGAAGCAATTCATCCATCAAGAATCACTCTGCAGCGAAAGTAGTCATTCccttgaaggagaagataatgCATTCGAAGAATCAGGAGATACAATGGAGCCTTCTGTTGAAGTTCAAGATGCAAGGTTGCCGAAAAGGTTTTTGGATGGAATCACTGCTAGCCCAGTGAACGGGTTAATGGATGAGATAGAGTTTATTCAGAGAGGGATGGATGATGGTGTTGTCCATCTACTGGGAGAAACTAACGTGGTGGCGGAGCAAAATGCCGGTTTGGTGAAGAAAATAATAGTTGACTACGCCTACAATTTCATGAGGAAGAACTTCAGGCAACCAGAGAAGATCACATGTGTTCCACATAACAGGCTGCTGCGTGTGGGAATGACATACGAGATATAG
- the LOC119278291 gene encoding potassium transporter 5-like isoform X1 — protein sequence MAEPLKTNGNGAAEAGSAFASVKVPPSPPRRLQRFDSLHMEAGKIPGGYSYAAKVGWATTLHLAFQSLGVVYGDMGTSPLYVFSSTFTGGIKDTDDLLGVMSLIIYTVLLLPLMKYCFIVLRANDNGDGGTFALYSLISRYARISLIPNQQAEDATVSHYKLESPTNRVKRAHWIKEKMENSPKFKVILFLVTILATSMVIGDGVLTPCISVLSAVTGIKQSAKSLTQGQIAGIAIGILIVLFLVQRFGTDKVGYTFGPVIFIWFILIAGIGIYNLIKHDTGILKAFNPQYIVEYFQRNGKDGWISLGGVILCITGTEAMFADLGHFNVRAIQIGFSAVLLPSVLLAYMGQAAYLRIHPEDVADTFYKSIPGEIIRGSAKKLNELGTQRLIFNNKLVYFVTGPLYWPTFVVAVAAAIIASQAMISGAFAIIAQSQVLGCFPRVRVTHTSKKYHGQVYIPEINYALMILCVAVTAIFQTTDKIGNAYGIAVVFVMFITTLLVTLVMAMIWKTSLLWIALFPIIFGGAELLYLSSAFYKFVEGGYLPLGFAAILMLIMGTWHYVHVHRYKYELKNKVSNNYVADLATRRNLARLPGIGVLYSELVQGIPPILPHLVEKVPSIHSVLVITSIKYLPISNIETNERFLFRYVEPREYRVFRCVVRYGYNNKVEDPREFENLLIGNLKQFIHQESLCSESSHSLEGEDNAFEESGDTMEPSVEVQDARLPKRFLDGITASPVNGLMDEIEFIQRGMDDGVVHLLGETNVVAEQNAGLVKKIIVDYAYNFMRKNFRQPEKITCVPHNRLLRVGMTYEI from the exons ATGGCTGAGCCTCTGAAAACAAACGGCAATGGGGCTGCTGAAGCGGGCTCTGCGTTTGCGTCGGTGAAGGTGCCGCCGTCGCCCCCGAGGAGGCTGCAGAGGTTCGACTCCCTGCATATGGAGGCCGGGAAGATTCCTGGTGGCTATAGCTATGCAGCCAAG GTTGGCTGGGCGACGACACTGCACTTGGCCTTCCAGAGCCTAGGTGTGGTTTATGGGGACATGGGAACTTCGCCCCTCTATGTGTTTTCCAGCACCTTTACTGGTGGGATCAAGGACACAGATGACCTCCTTGGTGTCATGTCCCTGATTATCTACACTGTGCTTCTCCTTCCATTGATGAAATATTGTTTCATTGTCTTGAGAGCTAATGACAACGGCGATG GTGGAACATTTGCACTTTATTCCTTGATATCTCGGTATGCTAGGATTAGCTTGATACCGAACCAGCAGGCTGAAGATGCAACAGTCTCTCACTACAAGTTAGAGTCTCCCACAAATCGTGTCAAGCGGGCTCATTGGATTAAGGAAAAGATGGAAAACAGCCCGAAATTTAAGGTCATACTTTTCCTAGTGACAATTCTAGCAACATCAATGGTTATTGGTGACGGTGTGCTAACTCCATGTATTTCAG TGCTTAGTGCAGTTACGGGAATCAAGCAATCAGCAAAGTCGTTAACTCAAG GACAAATTGCTGGCATCGCAATCGGCATTCTGATCGTCCTCTTTCTTGTTCAGCGCTTTGGCACAGACAAAGTTGGTTACACATTTGGCCCAGTAATCTTTATATGGTTCATCTTAATTGCTGGCATTGGAATCTATAATTTGATCAAACATGATACTGGCATTCTGAAAGCATTCAACCCACAATATATAGTAGAATATTTCCAAAGAAATGGCAAGGACGGCTGGATTTCTCTTGGAGGTGTTATCTTATGCATTACAG GAACCGAAGCAATGTTTGCTGACCTTGGTCACTTCAATGTGAGAGCAATTCAG ATTGGCTTTTCTGCAGTTCTGCTCCCATCAGTACTGCTTGCTTACATGGGACAGGCTGCATATCTTCGCATCCACCCTGAAGATGTTGCAGATACATTCTACAAATCAATCCCAGGTGAGATCATAAGAGGATCAGCTAAGAAATTGAATGAGTTAGGCACTCAAAGATTAATATTTAACAACAAACTCGTTTATTTTGTCACAGGTCCATTATATTGGCCAACATTTGTGGTGGCCGTGGCTGCTGCTATAATTGCAAGCCAAGCTATGATTTCTGGTGCCTTTGCAATCATTGCTCAGTCCCAAGTTCTTGGTTGCTTTCCACGGGTTCGTGTCACTCACACCTCAAAAAAGTATCATGGGCAGGTCTACATCCCTGAGATCAACTATGCATTAATGATCTTATGTGTAGCTGTGACAGCTATTTTCCAAACTACAGACAAGATTGGCAATGCATATG GTATTGCTGTCGTCTTTGTGATGTTCATAACAACACTTCTAGTCACACTGGTAATGGCCATGATATGGAAGACAAGTTTGCTGTGGATTGCACTCTTTCCAATAATATTTGGCGGCGCAGAGCTCCTGTACTTATCCTCAGCATTCTACAAATTTGTAGAAGGTGGCTACTTGCCACTAGGTTTTGCAGcaattttgatgcttataatgggcACATGGCACTATGTTCATGTTCATCGGTACAAATACGAGCTCAAGAACAAAGTGTCAAACAACTATGTGGCAGATTTGGCAACAAGGAGAAATCTTGCTAGGTTGCCAGGAATAGGCGTTCTGTACTCTGAGCTTGTGCAAGGAATCCCACCCATACTGCCCCATTTGGTAGAAAAAGTACCTTCCATCCATTCAGTTCTTGTGATTACCTCAATAAAGTACTTACCAATCAGCAATATAGAAACAAATGAACGGTTCCTCTTCCGATATGTGGAGCCAAGAGAATACAGGGTATTCCGATGTGTGGTGCGCTATGGTTACAACAATAAAGTAGAAGATCCAAGAGAGTTCGAGAACTTGCTTATTGGGAACTTGAAGCAATTCATCCATCAAGAATCACTCTGCAGCGAAAGTAGTCATTCccttgaaggagaagataatgCATTCGAAGAATCAGGAGATACAATGGAGCCTTCTGTTGAAGTTCAAGATGCAAGGTTGCCGAAAAGGTTTTTGGATGGAATCACTGCTAGCCCAGTGAACGGGTTAATGGATGAGATAGAGTTTATTCAGAGAGGGATGGATGATGGTGTTGTCCATCTACTGGGAGAAACTAACGTGGTGGCGGAGCAAAATGCCGGTTTGGTGAAGAAAATAATAGTTGACTACGCCTACAATTTCATGAGGAAGAACTTCAGGCAACCAGAGAAGATCACATGTGTTCCACATAACAGGCTGCTGCGTGTGGGAATGACATACGAGATATAG